The Streptomyces durmitorensis genome contains the following window.
AGCTGACGCACAGTCCGTTTCCGCCCCCACCACGGGGTCCTCTCCTGATGAAGGAGCGGACCCCGTGGTGCGTCTGCGCGCCGACATGCTGCATGCTGGGCACTTCAGCAGGCCCGAGGGTTCCAGGTTACGGAGCAGCGCATGACAACCACCTTCCCCGACATCTCCATCAGCACGGAGCGGTTGGTGCTGCGCCCGTTCGAGGACGCCGACGTCTCCGCGTACGCGGAGATGATGAACGACGAGATGGTCACCGCCTGGACCTCCGCGCCCCAGCCCTACACCGAGGACGACGCCCGCGACTGGATCACCCGGGTCGCGCCCGCCGAGCGCATCGAGGGCCGCGGCATCGCCCTGGCCGTCACGGAGTTCCTCACCCAGCGCCTGGTCGGCATCGTGCAACTGCGGGACACCGACTGGCGGGTGCGCTCCAGCGAACTCAACTACGTCGTCGCCCCCTGGGCCCGCGGCGAGGGCTATGCCTCGGAGGCGGCGCTCGCCACCGCCCAGTGGCTCTTCAGCGACCAGCGCTTCGAGCGCATCGAGCTGCGCACGGCCGCCGACAACACCGCCGCCCAGCAGGTCGCGCAGAAGATCGGCTGCATCAGCGAGGGAGTCCTGCGGGGCGCCTGGATAGCGCGTACGAGGAACGGCGGGGATCCGTTCGGCGGCTGGATCGACGTCCGGACCGACCTCATCGTGTGGAGCCTGCTCCCCGAGGATCTGGAAGGAGTCGGCGAGCAGCTCGCGGACAGCGGGTTCAGCGCTTTCTCCGACTGGAACTGACCTCACGGCCTTGAACTGACCCCACAGCCCCGAACTGACCGCTCGGGCGTCTCGGGGCCCCACCAGGTACGCTCGCCCCTGGCCACACGCGGTTGCCCCCTACACGCGACGCCCGGCCCCCTCAGACGACCCGCGAGAACCCAGGAGACGGACGAAGATGGCCGACCGCGTCACGGTGATCGGCTGGGACGGTTCGCCGCTGACCGCGGCCGCGCGCTCGGCGCTCGGCGCCGCCACCCTCGTCGCGGGCGCCGCCCACCACCTGGCGCTCACCGAAGTCCCACCGTCCGCCGAAAGGATCCGCCTGGGCAGCGTGAGCCTGGCGGCCCGCCGCATCGCCGCCCACCGCGGCACCGCCGTGGTCCTCGCCGACGGAGACCCCGGCTTCTTCGGTGTCGTACGCACGCTTCGCGCCCCCGAATTCGGCCTCGAGGTCGAAGTGGTGCCCGCCGTCTCCTCCGTCGCCCAGGCCTTCGCCCGTGCCGGCATGCCCTGGGACGACGCCCAGGTCGTGGTCGCCCACCCGCGCACCCTGCGCCGCGCGGTGAACGTCTGCCGGGCCCACACCAAGGTCGCCGTCCTCACCTCGCCCGGTGCGGGCCCCGCCGAGCTCGGGCTGCTCCTCCAGGGCGTCCACCGCACCTTCGTGATCTGCGAGGAGCTCGGCACCGAGCGCGAACAGGTCACCGTCCTGACCTCGGACAAGGCCGCCGACCACACCTGGCGCGACCCGAACGTCGTCATCGTCATCGGCGGCCCGGTCGCGACCTCCGACACCGGCTGGATCGCGGGACGCGACCCGGGCACCCCGCGCGGGTGGGCGCTGCCCGCCCCCGCCTACGGCGGCGAGGCCCAGCTCGGCGAGGGCGAGAGCGACCGGCTGCGGGCCGCCCAACTCGCCCGCATCGGCCCCCGCGTGGGCGATCTGGTCTGGGACATCGGCTGCGGCAGCGGCGCCTTCACCGCGGAGGCCGCCCGCTTCGGGGCCGCCGTCATCGCGGTCGACGCCGACCCCGACGCCTGCGCCCGCACCACGGCGGTCGCCCGCCACTTCGGCGTCCAGCCGCAGATCGTGCACGGCACGGCGCCGTTCGTCCTCGAAGACCTTCCCGAGCCCGATGTCGTACGCGTCGGGGGCGGGGGAGCCGCGGTGGTCTCCGCCGTCGCCGACCGGCGCCCGGCGCGCATCGTGACGCACGCGTCGACGCGAGACGCGGCCGAACTCATCGGCAGGGACCTGACGGAGCACGGATACGCGGTGGAATGCGCCCTGCTCCAGTCCGTCGAACTCGACACGCGCGCGTGGACGGAGCGTGAGAGGACGGTCGTCTTCCTGCTCTGTGGACAGTTGCCCGATCGCGCCCCGTGACCCTGCCGCACCACGGTGCGGGGTAGGCTGGCCGATCGTTGTACCGCACCCGAGTGTCCGGCAAATAGTTGGTCAATGTCCGGAAAGCTCGCCCGTTTTGGGGGGTGTGTGGTACGGCAGGACCGGAGGGCGCGCAACGTGGCGCAGCCCACAGCGGGCCGTTGCGGATCAAGCCGCCGTGGCGGCTGGCCGACCGGGACAATGCCTGTTGTCCGTATGCGGTTCGTGCCGCGCGGCGCGCACGCTCGTTGAGAATGACGGGCGGTTGGTGCGCCGCTCCGGGCAATGGGGCTTCCCCGGCCTAAGGCTGAGGGGCGGTCGAAGAAGCACTAACCGATGGGCGAGGGGTTACGCATGACCGACACCGGCCAGGTCCCGGGCGAGGGACTGCCGGAGAACGCAGGCATGGTGGAGCAGCCGGGCGTCCCCGCCCCGGATGCGTACACCTTCCTCGACCCCTCCGAGAGTCCCGCCGCGAACGTCGCCCCCGCCGACGATGACGACCTGCTCCTCATGCCGGGTGCCCAGGGCGCCTGGAGCGAGCCGCAGTCGGCTCCGCCGCAGCAGGCAGGCCCCGGTCAGCCGGTGGCCGCCCAGCACGGGGGTGCCCAGGGCGGGACCGCGCAGCACGGCGTCGCTCAGCCGGTGGGTGCGCAGCCCGGGGGTGCCCAGCATGCGGCGGTCGCGCAGGGACTGGGCCAGCCTGTGGGTGACCCTTCCCTGGCGAATCAGTACGTGGCCGGTCAGCCGGTGGGTGCTCACGCGGCCGACCCCTCGGCCGACCCCTCCCTGGCGGAACAGTCCGTCGGCGGCCAGTCTGTCGGCGGCCGGCACTCCGCCGATCAGTCGCTGGGCGGCCAGCACCTCGTCGGCCAGCACGCCGCCGGCCCGCAGGCCGCCGCCCAGCAGTCGGTCGGGCAGCCGCAGGCCATGCACCAGCCGGGCCCGCACGAGACGGCCGGGCGCGACAGCGGCTCGGTCGACCTGAACGGCGTCCAGCTGCCCGGCGCGCCCACGCCGGCGCCCGCCTCGCACCCCGGCCCCTCCCGCCGCCCGCTCCACCGGGGTCCTTCGGGTCCCGCGGTGCCCGACGGCACGGGGAGTCCCGTACGTTCGCTCGCCGACCGCGGCCCGGCCGGTGCGCCGCAGCACGCCGTGCCCATGCGGCACGCGGGGCCGCCGACCGTGGGGCCCGAGTACCTCGACATCCCGCGAGACGAGGAAGGGGTGCTGCCGGGTCCGCAGCTCGGTGAGATCACGCCGCAGGGCGCGACGCCGTGGACGACTCAGCCGCAGCACTCCGAGCCGCCGCAGCCGGTCCAGCACTCCCAGTCTTCTCAGGACGTGCAGGACGTGCAGGACGTGCAGGACGTGCAGGACGAGCAGGGCGCGCAGTCCATGCCGGTCGCGCAGCCCGTCGTACCAGCAGAAACGGTCGTCCCGGACGCCACACCCGCAGCTGAGGGCGCACCCGTAACACCCGTGACCCCCGTATCAGAGGTCGCACAGGGCACGCAGGACGCACAGAGCTCGCAGGACGTACAGGCGACGCAGGACGCTCTCGCCGGTGAGGCCCCGCAGCCCGCCCCGGCCACAGAGCTGCCCCAGCCCGTGGCGACGCCCGCCGCCACCCCTGCCTCCGAGACGCCCGCGGCCGCCTTCCCGCAGGCCGCGGAGGCCGTCGACCCCGCGATCGCGCAAGGCGCCGAGGCTGACGACCAGTTCGCGCACGCGGTGGCCGACGCCGGGCAGCCCGCGTTCGCCGTGGACGCCGGGCAGCCGTCGGCCGCGGACCCGTCCGCGCACGCCCCGGAAGCGAGCCAGGAGCTCCCGCCCGTCGCCGATGCCGAGCAGCCGTCCGTGAACGGTCGGCCCGCACACGCGTCCGCTTCCGGCCAGCCGCAGTTCGCCATGGCCGGCGCGCAGCCCTGGTCGGACGCGCCGCTCGCGGCCGCCGGGCACACGGTCCAGGGCCCGCACATTCCGCAGGCCCCGCAGCACGCGGAAGCGCCCGTGGCCCAGGTGCCCCAGGGCGAGGGACTCCCCGGCGGCCCGAACCAGCCCTACGCGGAGCCCCAGGCGCCCGCGCCCCTCGGCCAGTTCGTGCCGGTCGAGGGCTCGGTGCCGACCACGCCCCACCTGGCACCGACACCGCCGCAGGCCCTGTCCGTGCCCCCGGAGCACTTCGAGGCCCCGCAGCCCGAGGCCCCCGATGCGCAGCCGGAGCCGGTCGCCGAGGCCGGCGCCCTCGCACCTGAGGTCGCGCCGGACGCCGTAGCGGCAGCCGAGGCCCCGGAGGCGCCGGTCGCCCCGGAGGCCCCTGAGGCCGCCGAAGCCCAGGAGCCCGCGGCTCTCGTCGAAGCCGCCCAGGCCCCCGAGCCCGCGTCCCCGCAGCCCGCGGCCACCGTGCCCGCGCCGCGTGACGGCGGAGAGCCCGCGGCGGCAACTCCCGCACCGGACACGGCAGAAGAGGCCGTGGCCGAGGCGCCCGTACCGACGGAGACGGCAGCCGAAGCCGTGCCCGTCGCCGTGGGCGACGCACCCGCCGAAGCGGAGGCGGCGGCAGTGGTCGAGGCCCCCGAAGCCGCCGACCCGGCACAAGCCGTGGACGAGGCGCTCCCCTCGGAGCCGGTCGACGAGCAGGAGCCGCTCCAGGAGCCCGAGCCGGTCAAGGAGGCGGAGGCGCCCGCCGCCCCCGCGGCGCCCGCCGCCCCCGCCTACGACGACGCCGAGCGCGAAGCCGTCCTGCGCGTCATGCGCGAACGCCGCGACATCCGCAACGGCTTCCGCAGCGACGCCATCCCGCACGAGGTCCTGCTCCGCGTCCTGGAGGCGGCCCACACGGCACCCTCCGTGGGCCACTCCCAGCCCTGGGACTTCGTCGTCATCCGCTCGGCGGAGACGCGCCGCACCATGCACGAGCTGGCCATGCGCCAGAAGGACGCGTACGCCAAGTCGCTCCCCAAGGGCCGCGCGAAGCAGTTCAAGGAACTGAAGATCGAGGCGATCCTCGACACCCCGGTGAACATCGTCGTCACCGCCGACCCGACCCGCGGCGGCCGCCACACCCTCGGCCGTCACACGCAGCCGCAGATGGCGCCGTACTCCTCGGCCCTCGCCGTCGAGAACCTCTGGCTCGCGGCGCGCGCCGAGGGCCTCGGCGTCGGCTGGGTCAGCTTCTTCGACGAACGCGAGATGGTCAGGACCCTCGGCCTGCCCGAGCACCTCGAAGTGGTGGCCTATCTCTGTGTCGGATACGTCGACGAGTTCCCCGAGGAGCCCGAGCTGATGCAGGCAGGCTGGTCCAAGCGCCGCCCGCTCTCGTGGGTCGTCCACGAGGAGACGTACGGCCGTCGCGCCCTGCCCGGCGAGGACCCGAGCGACCTCCTCGCGGAGACCGTCTCCAACATCCGCCCGCTGGACGCCAAGGCGCTCGGCGAGGCGTGGGAGCGGCAGAAGCGCATGACGAAGCCGCCGGGCGCGCTCGGCATGCTGGAGATCATCTCCGCGCAGCTCTCGGGCCTGTCCCGGCAGTGCCCGCCGCCGATCCCGGAGCCCGCGGCCGTCGCGATCTTCGCGGGCGACCACGGTGTGCACGCCCAGGGCGTCACCGCCTGGCCCCAGGAGGTGACCGCGCAGATGGTCGCCAACTTCCTCGGCGGCGGCGCGGTCTGCAACGCCTTCGCCAACCAGGTGGGCGCCGAGGTCTGCGTCATCGACGTGGGCGTGGCAAGCGAACTCCCGGCCACCCCCGGCCTGTTGCCCCGCAAGATCCGCGCGGGCACGGCGGACATGACCACCGGCCCGGCCCTGAGCCGCGAGGAGGTCAAGGCCGCCGTCGAGGTGGGCATCGAGACCGCCCGCGACCTGGTGGCAGCGGGGAACAAGGCCCTGCTCACCGGCGAGATGGGCATCGCGAACACCACGGCCTCCGCGGCCCTCATCTCCGTCTACACGGACACCGACCCGGGCGAGGTCACCGGCCGCGGCACCGGCATCAACGACGAGATGCACAGCCGCAAGGTCGACGTCGTGCGTCGCGCGCTCGAACTGCACCAGCCCGACCCGGCCGACCCGATCGGCGTCCTCGCGGCCATCGGCGGCCTGGAGCACGCGGCGATGGTGGGGCTCCTGCTGGGCGGCGCGTCCCTTCGTACGCCCGTGATCCTGGACGGCGTGAGCGCGGGCGCGGCGGCCCTGGTCGCCCGCGCCATCGCCCCCGAGGTCCTCGCGGCCTGCATCGCGGGTCACCGCAGCGCGGAACCGGGCCACGTGGCGGCCCTCAACAAGCTGGGCCTGCGCCCCTTGGTCGACCTGGACCTGCGCCTGGGCGAGGGCACCGGCGCCCTCCTGGCCCTGCCGGTGGTCCAGAGCGCGGCCCGCGCGATGCACGAGGTGGCCACGTTCGACTCGGCAGGAGTAACCGAGAAGTAGCACCCGCGTTTGTGGGCAGGCGTTCCGCAGGGCGGAACGGGTGGGCACAAACGCCCACGGCCCGCAGACGAACTGGGGCCCGGGGCGAAGCCCCGTTTTCGGGAAGGGGTGGGCTGGGGGAGAGAACCCCACCCCACCCCAGCCATACTGAACCCGCACGTCAAAGCATCAGCGCAGCCGCCCCACCGTCGCAGCGGCACCCGCAAAGCCCAGCGCCCCGCACGAGGAGCCCTCCGCCATGGCCGAAAGCCCCGCCTACCCCGTAGGCCTCCGCCTCACCGCCCGCCGCACGGTCGTGCTCGGCGGCGGCCAGGTGGCCCAGCGCCGCCTCCCCGCCCTGATCGCGGCGGGCGCCGACATCCTCCTCGTGTCGCCGACGGCGACCCCCTCCGTGGAGGCGATGGCGGACGCGGGCGAGATCACCTGGGAGCGCCGCCGCTACGAGCACGGCGACCTCAAGGACGCCTGGTACGCCCTCATCGCCACCAGCGACCCCGATGCCAACACGGCGGCCTCCGCGGAAGGGGAGGCGCACCGAGTCTGGTGCGTCCGCTCCGACGACGCCGACGCCGCCACCGCCCTGACGCCCGCTACGGGCCGTTCCGCGGGCGTCACGGTCGCCGTCCTCACCACGGACATCCACGACCGCGACCCGCGCCGCACCGCCGCCATCCGCGACGCGCTCGTCGAGGGCCTGAGCGACGGCACCCTCGTGGCGCGCCAGCACCGCACCCGCACCCCCGGCGTCGCGCTCGT
Protein-coding sequences here:
- a CDS encoding GNAT family N-acetyltransferase codes for the protein MTTTFPDISISTERLVLRPFEDADVSAYAEMMNDEMVTAWTSAPQPYTEDDARDWITRVAPAERIEGRGIALAVTEFLTQRLVGIVQLRDTDWRVRSSELNYVVAPWARGEGYASEAALATAQWLFSDQRFERIELRTAADNTAAQQVAQKIGCISEGVLRGAWIARTRNGGDPFGGWIDVRTDLIVWSLLPEDLEGVGEQLADSGFSAFSDWN
- the cobT gene encoding nicotinate-nucleotide--dimethylbenzimidazole phosphoribosyltransferase; amino-acid sequence: MTDTGQVPGEGLPENAGMVEQPGVPAPDAYTFLDPSESPAANVAPADDDDLLLMPGAQGAWSEPQSAPPQQAGPGQPVAAQHGGAQGGTAQHGVAQPVGAQPGGAQHAAVAQGLGQPVGDPSLANQYVAGQPVGAHAADPSADPSLAEQSVGGQSVGGRHSADQSLGGQHLVGQHAAGPQAAAQQSVGQPQAMHQPGPHETAGRDSGSVDLNGVQLPGAPTPAPASHPGPSRRPLHRGPSGPAVPDGTGSPVRSLADRGPAGAPQHAVPMRHAGPPTVGPEYLDIPRDEEGVLPGPQLGEITPQGATPWTTQPQHSEPPQPVQHSQSSQDVQDVQDVQDVQDEQGAQSMPVAQPVVPAETVVPDATPAAEGAPVTPVTPVSEVAQGTQDAQSSQDVQATQDALAGEAPQPAPATELPQPVATPAATPASETPAAAFPQAAEAVDPAIAQGAEADDQFAHAVADAGQPAFAVDAGQPSAADPSAHAPEASQELPPVADAEQPSVNGRPAHASASGQPQFAMAGAQPWSDAPLAAAGHTVQGPHIPQAPQHAEAPVAQVPQGEGLPGGPNQPYAEPQAPAPLGQFVPVEGSVPTTPHLAPTPPQALSVPPEHFEAPQPEAPDAQPEPVAEAGALAPEVAPDAVAAAEAPEAPVAPEAPEAAEAQEPAALVEAAQAPEPASPQPAATVPAPRDGGEPAAATPAPDTAEEAVAEAPVPTETAAEAVPVAVGDAPAEAEAAAVVEAPEAADPAQAVDEALPSEPVDEQEPLQEPEPVKEAEAPAAPAAPAAPAYDDAEREAVLRVMRERRDIRNGFRSDAIPHEVLLRVLEAAHTAPSVGHSQPWDFVVIRSAETRRTMHELAMRQKDAYAKSLPKGRAKQFKELKIEAILDTPVNIVVTADPTRGGRHTLGRHTQPQMAPYSSALAVENLWLAARAEGLGVGWVSFFDEREMVRTLGLPEHLEVVAYLCVGYVDEFPEEPELMQAGWSKRRPLSWVVHEETYGRRALPGEDPSDLLAETVSNIRPLDAKALGEAWERQKRMTKPPGALGMLEIISAQLSGLSRQCPPPIPEPAAVAIFAGDHGVHAQGVTAWPQEVTAQMVANFLGGGAVCNAFANQVGAEVCVIDVGVASELPATPGLLPRKIRAGTADMTTGPALSREEVKAAVEVGIETARDLVAAGNKALLTGEMGIANTTASAALISVYTDTDPGEVTGRGTGINDEMHSRKVDVVRRALELHQPDPADPIGVLAAIGGLEHAAMVGLLLGGASLRTPVILDGVSAGAAALVARAIAPEVLAACIAGHRSAEPGHVAALNKLGLRPLVDLDLRLGEGTGALLALPVVQSAARAMHEVATFDSAGVTEK
- the cbiE gene encoding precorrin-6y C5,15-methyltransferase (decarboxylating) subunit CbiE; amino-acid sequence: MADRVTVIGWDGSPLTAAARSALGAATLVAGAAHHLALTEVPPSAERIRLGSVSLAARRIAAHRGTAVVLADGDPGFFGVVRTLRAPEFGLEVEVVPAVSSVAQAFARAGMPWDDAQVVVAHPRTLRRAVNVCRAHTKVAVLTSPGAGPAELGLLLQGVHRTFVICEELGTEREQVTVLTSDKAADHTWRDPNVVIVIGGPVATSDTGWIAGRDPGTPRGWALPAPAYGGEAQLGEGESDRLRAAQLARIGPRVGDLVWDIGCGSGAFTAEAARFGAAVIAVDADPDACARTTAVARHFGVQPQIVHGTAPFVLEDLPEPDVVRVGGGGAAVVSAVADRRPARIVTHASTRDAAELIGRDLTEHGYAVECALLQSVELDTRAWTERERTVVFLLCGQLPDRAP